The region AGGCACGAGCGCGAACAGACCGAGCGTGGCGGCGATGATGCGCAACGCGGCTGGGTTGAGCGCCATCTGGGTGGCCATGTCCTCGCCCAGGTCGGTGGTGGTGGCGCTGCGGGTCACCATGAGACCCGCGGCGGTGGAGACCAGCAGTGCAGGGAACTGGGCCGCGAGGCCCTCGCCCACGGTGAGAAGGGTGTACCGCTGCGCCGCCTCGGCGAGCGGCAGATCGTGTTGCAGCACGCCCACGATGAGGCCGCCCACGATGTTCACCACGAGAATCACCACGGCAGCGATGGCGTCACCGCGAACGAACTTGCTCGAACCATCCATCGAGCCGTAGAAATCGGTCTGGCGCTGCAGGTCGATGCGGCGCTGGCGCGCCTGCTCCTCGGTGAGCAGACCCGCCGCGAGATCGCTGTCGATGGCCATCTGCTTGCCCGGCAGCGAGTCGAGGGTGAAACGCGCCGCCACCTCGGCCACGCGCTGGGCACCGTGCGTGATGACCACGAACTGGATGACCGCGAGAATCGCGAACATCACGAAACCGACCACATAGTTGGCGCCCACGACGAACTGCCCGAACGCCTCGATGAGCGCGCCGGCATAGCCATTGAGCAAGATGAGGCGCGTGCTGCAGACGTTGAGCGACAGGCGCATCAGCGTCACCATGAGCAGCAGGGTCGGAAACACCGAGAACTCGAGGGGGTTGCGGGTGTAGATGGTGGTGATGAGCATGGCGATGCTCAACGTGAGGCTCATGGTGAGCAAGAAGTCGAGGAGCGCCGCCGGAATGGGCACCACCATCATCGCAGTCGACGACATCACGGCGATGACGGGGAAGATCTCTGTCGGAACCTTGAACGGCTCGCGCGCAGCCGCGGGCGGTGTGAGACCCCCGGTTGCTGGAGCTGAAGGCGCTGCGTCGACCATTCGTGCCCTCCCGATCGCGACCCTGATGCGCAGGCGTTCCGAAAGACGCGGACATGCCTGCTCCATCTTCCATTGTCGGTCGACGGCCGATGCACTTCTCGGCCCTTGCGATCATTTTCGAGGGGGGGTCAGGTCAACTTCTGCTCGAGCTTCTTCACCAGCACCAGAACCTCGGCGGTGGCGAGGTACAGCGACGGGGGAATGGCGTCGCCCACATCCACCGTCGAGAAGAGCGAGCGGGCAAGCGGCGGCGACTCGATGATCTGCACCGCGTGCTTGCGGGCGATGCGCTTGATCGACTCTGCGCGATGATCCTTGCCCTTGGCCACCACACGGGGGATGTCGTTGCCTTCCTTGTAGCTCAGGGCCACCGCGTAGTGGGTCGGGTTGGTGACCACCACCCGCGCGTCCTTGACGTCGGTCAGCTTGTTGCGCTTGGCCATCTGACGACGAAAGCGCCGCTGGGCCATCTTCACGTGCGGGTCGCCCTCGAGCTGCTTGTACTCGTCCTTGAGCTCTTGCCGGCTCATGCGCATCTGCTTCTTGAACTGGAACTGCTGATAGAGGGTATCCACCACGCCGAGGATGACCGCCGCGATGACGAGCTTCCATCCGATGCGGGTCGCCATGGGAATGAACAGGACGAGCGGGTCCTGGCTCTCGGTCAGCCCTCCGAGACCGGCCATCTCCGCACGCAGGGCAGAGATGCCCACCAGCACGAGAACGGTTCCCTTGAACAGCATCTTGACGTGGTCGAGAAGCCCACGCGCCGAGAACATGCGTTGCAGTCCGGAGAGCGGATTGACCCGCTGGAACTGGGGCGTGAGGGGGGTCGTGCTGATGAGAAACCCGGTCTGCACCATCGAGACAAGAGCCGCGACCACCGCGGTGGCGCCGAAGAGCATGGCCACCGATCGAACGATGCCCAGGGCTGGCGCGCCCAGCGCCAGGCAGGCGGCGTCGAACTGCCGCGAGGCGTCGGGCAGGCCGCTGATGGCGCTGTCGATGAGGTTGACGAAGCTTGCCACGATGGCGCGGAGGGTTGCTCCGAGCGTCATGACGGAGACGGCGAGAACGGCCGCTGTGGTGAGATCCTGGCTCTTGGGAAACTCGCCCCGCTTCTTCGCTTCTTGAAGCTTGTGCGGGCTTGCCTCCTCTGTGCGATCTTCAGACACGCAGCCTCATCCTCCGCCGCTGAGCAGCTGGTAGAAGCGCTGCAGCGCGTCTCCGAGAACCCGGACCATCACGGGGGCGAACCACGACAGAGCGATGACCCCCGCCATCACCTTGATGGGAAACGCCACGTTCATGACCTGCAGCTGCGGAACCGACCGCGACATCATGGCACCCACGAGATCGATGAGCAGCATGAACGCAAGCACGGGCACGCACATCTGAAATCCCGCCCGCAGCACATTGCCGAGCTCGCGCA is a window of Pseudomonadota bacterium DNA encoding:
- a CDS encoding EscU/YscU/HrcU family type III secretion system export apparatus switch protein, coding for MSEDRTEEASPHKLQEAKKRGEFPKSQDLTTAAVLAVSVMTLGATLRAIVASFVNLIDSAISGLPDASRQFDAACLALGAPALGIVRSVAMLFGATAVVAALVSMVQTGFLISTTPLTPQFQRVNPLSGLQRMFSARGLLDHVKMLFKGTVLVLVGISALRAEMAGLGGLTESQDPLVLFIPMATRIGWKLVIAAVILGVVDTLYQQFQFKKQMRMSRQELKDEYKQLEGDPHVKMAQRRFRRQMAKRNKLTDVKDARVVVTNPTHYAVALSYKEGNDIPRVVAKGKDHRAESIKRIARKHAVQIIESPPLARSLFSTVDVGDAIPPSLYLATAEVLVLVKKLEQKLT